Proteins from one Aspergillus nidulans FGSC A4 chromosome VIII genomic window:
- a CDS encoding aldehyde dehydrogenase aldA (transcript_id=CADANIAT00002125) — MSDLFTTIETPVIKYEQPLGLFINNEFVKGVEGKTFQVINPSNEKVITSVHEATEKDVDVAVAAARAAFEGPWRQVTPSERGILINKLADLMERDIDTLAAIESLDNGKAFTMAKVDLANSIGCLRYYAGWADKIHGQTIDTNPETLTYTRHEPVGVCGQIIPWNFPLLMWSWKIGPAVAAGNTVVLKTAEQTPLSALYAAKLIKEAGFPAGVINVISGFGRTAGAAISSHMDIDKVAFTGSTLVGRTILQAAAKSNLKKVTLELGGKSPNIVFDDADIDNAISWANFGIFFNHGQCCCAGSRILVQEGIYDKFVARFKERAQKNKVGNPFEQDTFQGPQVSQLQFDRIMEYINHGKKAGATVATGGDRHGNEGYFIQPTVFTDVTSDMKIAQEEIFGPVVTIQKFKDEAEAIKIGNSTDYGLAAAVHTKNVNTAIRVSNALKAGTVWINNYNMISYQAPFGGFKQSGLGRELGSYALENYTQIKTVHYRLGDALFA, encoded by the exons ATGTCTGATTTGTTCACCACCATCGAGACTCCGGTCATCAAATATGAGCAGCCTCTCGGCCT GTTCATCAACAACGAGTTCGTGAAGGGCGTTGAGGGCAAGACCTTCCAGGTCATCAACCCCTCCAACGAGAAGGTCATCACCTCCGTCCACGAAGCCACCGAGAAGGATGTTgatgtcgccgtcgctgcTGCCCGTGCTGCCTTTGAGGGGCCATGGCGCCAGGTCACCCCCTCTGAGCGTGGCATTTTGATCAACAAGCTGGCGGATCTGATGGAGCGTGATATCGACACCCTCGCCGCTATCGAGTCTCTCGACAACGGCAAGGCTTTCACCATGGCCAAGGTCGATCTTGCCAACTCCATTGGTTGCTTGCGATACTACGCTGGCTGGGCGGACAAGATTCACGGTCAGACCATTGACACCAACCCCGAGACTCTTACCTACACCCGCCACGAGCCCGTTGGTGTTTGCGGTCAGATCATCCCCTGGAACTTCCCCCTTCTGATGTGGTCCTGGAAGATTGGACCCGCTGTTGCCGCTGGTAACACTGTTGTCCTCAAGACCGCCGAGCAGACCCCTCTCTCCGCCCTTTACGCTGCTAAGCTGATCAAGGAGGCTGGATTCCCCGCTGGTGTGATCAACGTCATCTCTGGCTTTGGCCGTACCGCTGGTgctgccatctccagccaCATGGACATTGACAAGGTTGCCTTCACTGGCTCTACTCTTGTTGGACGTACCATCCTGCAGGCCGCTGCTAAGAGCAACCTGAAGAAGGTCACTCTTGAGCTCGGTGGCAAGTCTCCCAACATCgtctttgatgatgctgacatTGACAACGCCATTTCCTGGGCCAACTTTGgtatcttcttcaaccacggCCAGTGCTGCTGTGCTGGATCCCGTATCCTGGTCCAGGAGGGCATCTACGACAAGTTCGTCGCCCGCTTCAAGGAGCGTGCCCAGAAGAACAAGGTCGGAAACCCCTTCGAGCAGGACACCTTCCAGGGTCCCCAGGTTTCCCAGCTCCAGTTCGACCGTATCATGGAGTACATCAACCACGGCAAGAAGGCTGGTGCTACCGTCGCCACCGGTGGTGACCGCCACGGCAACGAGGGTTACTTCATCCAGCCTACTGTCTTCACAGACGTCACTTCCGACATGAAGATTGCCCAGGAGGAGATCTTCGGTCCTGTCGTCACTATCCAGAAGttcaaggatgaggctgaggctaTCAAGATCGGCAACTCGACCGACTACG gtcttgctgctgccgtgCACACAAAGAACGTCAACACCGCCATTCGCGTGTCCAACGCTCTGAAGGCTGGTACCGTCTGGATCAACAACTACAACATGATCTCGTACCAGGCTCCCTTCGGTGGCTTCAAGCAGTCCGGTCTCGGCCGTGAGCTTGGCTCTTACGCTCTTGAGAACTACACACAGATCAAGACGGTGCACTACCGCCTGGGTGATGCTCTTTTCGCTTAA
- a CDS encoding uncharacterized protein (transcript_id=CADANIAT00002126), with translation MDGLPSEFKCLIPRQPEASRVLVHAKRLSIIVPWYPISGPRRAPVLRAYSGLRSALQAENLGVRSTPKVEGCSTNLNARRNGWVLSPLLHTAHVTLFEYPERRNFREHPDRVLEYVIVRAPQVERLALQIIAGGQAGPNEDFNETVVLRKKAIANLRLFQQLNRLTLALFPPQDDELSFYTAAEAMVDSIPPLTYVCLLGSYKPTFLTAALHPNEPERLSSGPARDLTEFETAQPPPSTGLDVPIWHVSDTMINSAINEDLAKTIFTHIRAHQVGDRRFAKLKIPSLL, from the exons ATGGACGGACTGCCATCAGAGTTTAAATGTCTGATTCCGAGACAA CCAGAAGCCAGCCGTGTGCTCGTTCACGCAAAACGACTCAGTATCATCGTCCCATGGTATCCGATTAGCGGCCCACGACGCGCACCAGTGCTTCGTGCCTACAGCGGCCTCCGGTCTGCGCTTCAAGCTGAGAACTTGGGAGTTCGAAGCACTCCCAAAGTCGAGGGTTGTTCAACGAACCTCAACGCCAGG AGGAACGGTTGGGTTCTCTCGCCGCTGCTGCACACCGCACATGTTACTCTTTTCGAGTATCCAGAGCGCAGGAACTTCAGGGAGCACCCAGAtagagttcttgaatatgtAATTGTTCGTGCACCGCAAGTCGAGAGGCTTGCATTGCAGATCATCGCGGGTGGCCAAGCCGGTCCGAACGAAGACTTCAACGAGacggtggtgttgaggaaaAAA GCTATTGCCAATCTTCgtctcttccagcagctgaATAGACTCACCCTTGCTCTCTTCCCCCCGCAAGACGACGAGCTATCCTTCTACACAGCTGCAGAGGCAATGGTCGACTCCATTCCTCCACTCACATATGTCTGCCTCCTAGGTAGCTACAAACCAACCTtcctcactgctgccctcc ACCCAAACGAACCCGAACGCCTCTCTTCAGGCCCAGCGCGCGACTTAACCGAATTCGAGACAGCTCAACCCCCGCCTTCTACCGGCCTCGACGTGCCTATCTGGCACGTCAGCGACACGATGATCAACTCCGCCATCAACGAAGATCTGGCCAAGACTATCTTTACGCACATCCGCGCCCACCAGGTTGGGGACCGGCGCTTCGCGAAGTTAAAGATCCCATCCCTTTTATAG